The Algoriphagus sp. TR-M9 genome has a window encoding:
- a CDS encoding DUF4159 domain-containing protein, giving the protein MPFFFTRIKYNSGNWDTDQRMPINLLNSLVEYTTIPVDEKEKVVELSSKEIFKSPFCYISGHKLVEFSSAERQNFKTYVENGGFVFADDCNHDIDGLFAKSFEAEMAKTFGENALQKIPNTHPIYSSFFEFEDGPPATSFELNGWGDDLIHDYLKAIVINGRIGVLYSNKDYGCEWDYDFRNKRFLKVDNTKFGVNIVVYALTH; this is encoded by the coding sequence ATGCCTTTCTTCTTCACCAGAATCAAATACAATTCCGGCAATTGGGATACGGATCAGCGCATGCCGATCAACCTGCTCAATTCCCTGGTAGAATACACCACCATTCCGGTGGACGAAAAGGAAAAAGTAGTAGAGCTGAGTAGCAAGGAGATTTTCAAAAGTCCTTTTTGCTACATCAGTGGCCACAAGCTGGTGGAGTTCTCCTCTGCAGAGCGCCAGAACTTCAAGACTTATGTAGAAAACGGGGGCTTTGTCTTTGCTGATGATTGCAATCATGACATTGATGGGCTGTTCGCAAAATCCTTTGAGGCCGAGATGGCCAAGACTTTTGGAGAAAATGCCCTCCAGAAAATCCCCAATACCCACCCAATTTATTCCTCCTTCTTTGAATTCGAAGATGGGCCACCTGCTACCTCCTTTGAGCTAAATGGCTGGGGAGATGATCTGATACATGATTACTTGAAGGCAATCGTCATAAATGGCAGAATCGGAGTTCTTTATAGTAATAAAGATTACGGCTGCGAATGGGATTATGACTTCAGAAACAAACGCTTTTTGAAAGTCGATAATACCAAGTTTGGAGTCAACATAGTGGTTTACGCATTAACACATTGA
- a CDS encoding TldD/PmbA family protein — protein MAILTKEQAKQIIDKVLSYAKADETEVSIFGGRTGNIRYARNSVSTSGETNEIGLNVTSVFGKKSGSSSINELDDESLQKAVARAEEIAQLAPENPEYMPMLGPQEYLESKTFVSATDQIDPEQRAQIAADSIGPSSEANLTAAGYLEDFSGFVAQGNSKGLFGYNKRTSVDFSITVRTADGTGSGYAIRDYNDINLLNSKDVTNIAMQKAQASQNAQAIEPGKYTVILEPTAAGNLMGLLTGSLDARGADEGRSFLSKKGGGTRLGEKLFDERVNIYSDPLNPQIPASPWDNEGFPQKPMTWVENGVVKNMFYSRYWAEKQGVQPTGRPSGMIIAGGDQSIADMVKSTERGILVTRFWYIRAVDPQTLLYTGLTRDGTFYIENGQIKFPVKNFRFNESPIIMLNNIEALGQQQRVGGDLIPAMKIRDFTFTSLSDAV, from the coding sequence ATGGCCATTTTGACTAAAGAACAAGCAAAGCAAATTATAGATAAAGTACTTTCCTACGCAAAAGCTGATGAAACTGAAGTATCGATTTTCGGTGGAAGAACCGGTAACATCCGTTACGCTAGAAATTCAGTAAGCACCAGTGGAGAGACTAACGAAATAGGATTGAACGTTACCTCGGTTTTTGGTAAAAAATCTGGTTCATCCAGCATCAATGAATTGGATGACGAGTCGCTCCAGAAGGCAGTCGCTAGAGCAGAGGAAATCGCCCAACTGGCACCGGAAAACCCGGAATACATGCCGATGTTAGGTCCTCAGGAATATTTGGAAAGCAAAACTTTCGTAAGTGCCACCGATCAGATAGATCCTGAACAGCGTGCACAAATCGCTGCGGACAGTATAGGCCCGAGCTCTGAAGCGAATCTCACGGCAGCAGGATACTTGGAGGATTTCTCCGGTTTTGTGGCTCAGGGTAATAGCAAAGGGCTTTTTGGCTATAACAAAAGAACCTCAGTGGATTTTTCCATTACCGTTCGGACTGCAGATGGAACAGGTTCAGGTTATGCCATCCGCGACTACAACGATATCAATCTTCTGAACTCCAAAGACGTCACCAATATTGCCATGCAAAAAGCACAGGCATCACAGAATGCCCAAGCCATAGAACCTGGTAAATACACGGTGATTCTGGAACCTACCGCTGCAGGGAATTTGATGGGATTATTAACCGGTAGTTTGGATGCTCGTGGAGCAGATGAAGGCAGGAGTTTCCTCAGCAAAAAAGGTGGTGGAACCCGTTTGGGTGAAAAACTCTTCGATGAGCGTGTGAATATCTATTCGGATCCGCTTAATCCCCAGATACCAGCTTCGCCTTGGGACAATGAAGGCTTTCCTCAGAAGCCTATGACTTGGGTGGAAAACGGAGTGGTGAAAAACATGTTCTATTCCCGCTACTGGGCAGAGAAGCAAGGTGTACAGCCTACCGGACGACCAAGTGGGATGATTATAGCGGGCGGTGATCAATCTATCGCAGACATGGTGAAAAGTACCGAAAGGGGGATTCTGGTCACCAGATTCTGGTACATCCGAGCGGTAGATCCCCAAACTTTACTTTACACAGGTCTTACCCGTGACGGTACTTTCTATATTGAAAACGGTCAGATCAAGTTCCCTGTGAAAAACTTCCGATTCAACGAAAGTCCGATCATCATGCTAAACAATATCGAAGCACTCGGTCAGCAGCAGCGGGTAGGAGGGGATTTGATTCCGGCCATGAAGATCCGGGACTTTACCTTCACCAGTTTGTCAGACGCAGTGTAG
- a CDS encoding TldD/PmbA family protein translates to MKRRDFIHLSGMGLGALVTPGLLMMGNPVSAEQLLEPGIDVAAKKVLADTALNAARAKGATYSDVRIGRYLRQNVFTRDKNVQNISNGETFGVGIRVIANGTWGFSSTSDVTPDGIKLCAETAVAIAKANSKLQKEPVELAPEPGHGEVTWNTPIKKNALEIPVKEKIDLLLKANNAAIDNGAAFVNSALFMINEQKYFASTDGSYIDQDIHRIWPTFTVTAVNKESGGFRTRQALSAPMGMGYEYMDGLAEDKMMNPAGFNSYRNSYDIVEDATEAAKHAKAKISAKSVIPGKYDLVLDPDHLGLTIHESVGHPLELDRVLGYEANYAGTSFATLDKWKSGDFKYGSDLVNIVADKTQPFTLGNTGYDDEGVKTKEWDLIKNGVLVNYQAIRDQVGILGEKESHGCCFADNWSSVQFQRMPNVSLRPGTEKLSPAEMIKNVEKGIYILGRGSYSIDQQRYNFQFGGQLFYEIKNGEIVGMLEDVAYQSNTQEFWNSCSQICDEDDYRFFGSFFDGKGQPSQISAVSHGSSTTRFDGVNVINTGRNI, encoded by the coding sequence TTGAAGAGAAGAGATTTTATCCACCTTTCCGGAATGGGACTAGGTGCCCTCGTCACTCCCGGGCTTTTAATGATGGGGAATCCGGTCTCAGCAGAGCAGTTGCTTGAGCCGGGAATCGATGTAGCCGCCAAAAAAGTGCTTGCTGATACTGCACTGAATGCAGCCCGAGCAAAGGGAGCCACTTACAGCGATGTAAGAATCGGAAGATACCTTAGACAAAACGTCTTTACCCGCGACAAAAACGTGCAGAATATCTCCAATGGAGAGACTTTCGGAGTCGGAATCCGGGTCATAGCCAATGGCACCTGGGGTTTTTCCTCCACCTCTGACGTCACGCCAGACGGGATCAAGCTTTGCGCAGAAACTGCAGTTGCTATCGCAAAGGCAAATTCAAAACTTCAGAAAGAACCCGTGGAGCTAGCTCCGGAGCCAGGCCACGGTGAAGTGACCTGGAATACGCCTATCAAGAAAAATGCCCTGGAAATTCCTGTAAAAGAGAAAATTGATCTTTTGCTGAAGGCTAATAATGCAGCCATAGACAATGGTGCTGCTTTTGTTAATTCAGCGCTCTTTATGATCAATGAGCAAAAGTACTTTGCTTCCACCGATGGGTCTTATATCGATCAGGACATTCACAGAATATGGCCCACATTTACTGTCACTGCCGTAAACAAAGAGTCCGGTGGGTTCAGAACCCGGCAGGCACTGAGTGCACCTATGGGAATGGGCTATGAGTACATGGATGGCTTGGCAGAGGACAAGATGATGAACCCTGCAGGTTTCAATAGCTACAGAAACAGCTATGATATAGTGGAGGATGCTACAGAAGCGGCAAAACATGCCAAAGCAAAAATCTCCGCAAAATCTGTGATTCCGGGCAAATATGATTTGGTGTTGGATCCGGATCACTTGGGATTGACCATTCACGAATCTGTAGGTCACCCACTCGAGCTGGATCGTGTGCTAGGCTATGAGGCCAATTACGCCGGTACCAGCTTCGCAACGCTTGACAAGTGGAAATCAGGTGATTTTAAATACGGTTCAGATTTAGTCAATATCGTCGCTGACAAGACTCAGCCTTTTACCCTGGGCAATACCGGCTACGATGATGAAGGGGTGAAAACAAAAGAGTGGGATCTGATCAAGAATGGTGTTTTGGTGAATTACCAGGCGATCCGTGATCAGGTGGGCATTTTGGGAGAAAAGGAATCTCATGGATGCTGCTTTGCGGACAACTGGAGTTCTGTGCAGTTCCAGCGCATGCCGAATGTTTCTTTGCGTCCAGGCACAGAGAAACTCAGTCCTGCAGAAATGATCAAGAATGTGGAGAAAGGGATTTACATACTCGGCAGAGGTTCATACTCTATAGATCAGCAGCGGTACAACTTCCAGTTTGGAGGTCAATTATTCTACGAGATCAAAAATGGCGAAATCGTAGGTATGCTTGAGGATGTGGCTTACCAGTCCAATACGCAGGAATTCTGGAATTCTTGTTCCCAAATTTGCGATGAGGATGATTACAGATTTTTCGGTTCTTTCTTTGATGGGAAAGGCCAGCCATCGCAGATATCAGCGGTATCACACGGTAGCTCTACCACCCGTTTTGATGGGGTGAATGTGATCAATACGGGAAGAAATATTTAA
- a CDS encoding alpha-ketoglutarate-dependent dioxygenase AlkB family protein, translating to MDLFNQDLPETINLLPKDGVVNYYGKIMPSPQAMRYTDYLLNEIQWKNDVAVIFGKRIETKRKVAWYAEKPFEYTYSNNTKTALPWTKELLELKELVESRTGETFNSCLLNLYHNGSEGMAWHSDGETDLKKDGAIASVSFGAERKFAFKHKASKETVSQILENGSLLVMKGTTQTHWLHRLPPTKLVSKPRVNLTFRTIVG from the coding sequence ATGGACTTATTCAATCAAGATTTGCCTGAAACCATCAACCTGCTGCCGAAAGACGGAGTTGTAAATTATTATGGTAAAATCATGCCTAGTCCTCAGGCTATGCGATACACGGACTACTTGTTGAATGAGATTCAATGGAAAAATGATGTTGCCGTTATTTTTGGTAAACGCATAGAGACCAAGCGGAAAGTAGCCTGGTATGCTGAAAAGCCTTTCGAATACACCTATTCCAATAACACGAAGACGGCTTTGCCCTGGACCAAAGAATTGCTGGAGCTAAAAGAGTTAGTAGAAAGTAGAACGGGCGAAACATTCAATTCCTGTTTACTGAATCTCTATCACAATGGTAGCGAAGGCATGGCCTGGCATAGCGATGGGGAAACAGATCTGAAAAAAGACGGCGCCATAGCTTCGGTGAGTTTTGGTGCCGAACGCAAGTTCGCCTTCAAACATAAGGCTTCCAAAGAGACCGTTTCTCAGATTTTGGAGAATGGAAGCCTGCTTGTGATGAAAGGAACTACCCAGACGCATTGGCTGCATAGACTTCCCCCGACCAAGTTGGTTTCAAAGCCTAGGGTGAATTTGACTTTTCGGACTATCGTTGGTTGA
- a CDS encoding methylated-DNA--[protein]-cysteine S-methyltransferase, whose translation MSETQDLNYLRIAKAIEYIRANFRTQPALEEIAAQVHLSPFHFQRLFTDWAGVSPKKFMQFLSLEYAKQLLKGKEATLFEAAEQTGLSGTGRLHDLFVKIEGMTPGEFKNGGENLEIKYSFADSPFGQIIVASTSKGICHLAFFTTLHEGETSLKARFPNANYKQMVDSIQQEALCVFRQDWSRISQVKLHLQGTAFQLKVWDALLKIPLGKLTTYGSIASEIEKPKASRAIGTAIGSNPVAFLIPCHRVIQSSGNIGGYMWGPTRKSAIIAWEAATIHRDH comes from the coding sequence ATGAGCGAAACTCAAGACCTCAATTACCTACGAATCGCCAAGGCCATTGAATATATTCGGGCAAATTTCCGCACCCAGCCTGCTCTAGAGGAAATAGCCGCGCAGGTGCATTTGAGTCCCTTTCACTTTCAGCGCCTGTTTACCGATTGGGCAGGTGTGAGCCCCAAGAAGTTTATGCAGTTCCTAAGCCTGGAGTATGCCAAGCAGCTGCTAAAAGGGAAAGAAGCTACCTTATTTGAAGCGGCTGAGCAGACCGGACTGAGCGGCACGGGCAGACTTCATGATTTGTTTGTGAAAATAGAAGGTATGACACCGGGGGAATTCAAAAATGGCGGTGAAAACCTAGAGATCAAGTACAGTTTTGCGGATAGCCCATTCGGACAAATCATCGTAGCATCCACTTCAAAAGGTATTTGTCACCTGGCTTTTTTCACAACTCTGCACGAAGGGGAAACTAGTCTGAAAGCCCGCTTTCCGAATGCAAATTATAAGCAGATGGTAGATAGTATTCAGCAGGAAGCCTTGTGTGTTTTCCGGCAGGATTGGAGTAGGATTTCCCAGGTCAAACTTCACCTGCAAGGCACAGCATTCCAACTCAAAGTTTGGGATGCCTTGTTGAAAATCCCTTTGGGAAAGCTTACTACCTATGGGAGCATAGCCTCAGAAATAGAAAAGCCTAAAGCTTCCCGGGCCATAGGAACTGCGATAGGCAGTAACCCTGTTGCATTCTTGATTCCTTGCCATCGCGTGATCCAATCCAGCGGAAATATCGGCGGCTACATGTGGGGACCTACCCGCAAATCAGCGATTATAGCATGGGAAGCGGCAACAATACACAGAGATCACTAA
- a CDS encoding sulfite oxidase, with amino-acid sequence MKKDLKTQNRRAFLQKSSLATLSALLGADIVHAVSMPSGYIPVMLEADFDPMKGKNQGMVIRNEKPWNVEAVPHLLDDAITPFGSIFIRNNGLIPEDVDAEKWTLTFGGESVKQEKTFTLQELKQNFKAYTYQLVLECGGNGRAGFYPPASGNQWEEGAVYCAKWTGARLRDVLEAVGIKSDAVYIGYYGKDKHLNGDPSKVVISRGVPISKAMQDETLLAWSMNEEEIPLAHGYPLRLVCGGWPASASGKWVHKLVVRNQEHDGPKMTGTSYRVPKNPVAPGENVPDEDMKIIESMPVKSLITYPKTGAMFGKSKKLQVRGHAWAGENEVARVEVSTDFGATWKTCSLSKPVNRLAWQQWSIQLDFTEVGYYEIWAKATDEQGVAQPMVIPGWNPKGYLNNACHRIAVKVG; translated from the coding sequence ATGAAAAAAGATCTCAAAACCCAAAATAGAAGGGCTTTTTTACAAAAAAGCAGTCTTGCCACGCTATCTGCTTTACTAGGAGCCGATATAGTCCATGCCGTGAGCATGCCTTCAGGATATATTCCTGTCATGCTTGAAGCTGATTTTGACCCCATGAAAGGTAAAAACCAAGGAATGGTCATCCGAAATGAAAAACCTTGGAATGTGGAAGCAGTCCCCCATCTTTTGGATGACGCTATCACTCCTTTTGGCAGTATTTTCATTAGAAATAATGGCTTGATTCCCGAAGATGTGGATGCAGAAAAATGGACTTTGACTTTCGGCGGGGAATCTGTGAAGCAGGAGAAAACTTTTACCCTGCAGGAACTGAAACAAAACTTCAAAGCCTATACCTATCAGTTGGTGCTGGAATGTGGAGGTAATGGAAGAGCAGGATTTTATCCTCCAGCCTCCGGCAACCAATGGGAAGAAGGGGCTGTTTACTGCGCCAAGTGGACAGGTGCAAGACTCAGGGACGTACTGGAAGCCGTGGGCATCAAATCAGATGCGGTATACATTGGCTATTACGGGAAGGACAAGCACCTCAATGGAGACCCAAGCAAGGTGGTGATTTCCCGCGGGGTGCCTATCTCCAAGGCAATGCAAGATGAGACATTGCTGGCCTGGTCCATGAACGAGGAGGAAATTCCTTTGGCACATGGCTATCCCTTGAGATTGGTATGCGGAGGTTGGCCAGCCTCTGCTTCCGGCAAGTGGGTTCACAAGCTGGTGGTAAGAAACCAAGAACATGATGGTCCAAAAATGACCGGAACCTCCTACCGGGTTCCTAAAAACCCCGTAGCTCCCGGAGAAAATGTGCCGGACGAGGATATGAAAATCATAGAATCTATGCCGGTAAAGTCACTTATCACCTACCCCAAGACCGGGGCGATGTTTGGCAAATCCAAGAAACTGCAGGTCCGTGGCCATGCTTGGGCCGGGGAAAACGAAGTGGCACGTGTGGAGGTCTCCACAGATTTTGGCGCTACTTGGAAAACCTGTTCGTTAAGCAAACCTGTCAACCGGCTTGCTTGGCAGCAGTGGTCCATACAATTGGATTTTACTGAAGTGGGCTATTATGAGATTTGGGCCAAAGCCACCGATGAGCAAGGAGTGGCGCAACCTATGGTAATCCCCGGCTGGAACCCTAAAGGCTACCTGAACAATGCCTGTCACCGCATAGCCGTCAAAGTAGGTTAA
- a CDS encoding DUF2200 domain-containing protein, with product MKTTPEHDERMAKMTFASVYPHYVTKVEKKGRTKEELHEVIHWLCGFDDSEIQKLIASKVTFEAFFQQASLNSNANLIKGLICGYRVEELENPLTQKVRYLDKLVDELAKGKKMEKILRKA from the coding sequence ATGAAAACTACCCCAGAACATGACGAACGGATGGCAAAAATGACCTTTGCCTCAGTGTATCCGCACTATGTGACCAAAGTAGAAAAGAAAGGAAGAACCAAGGAGGAACTTCATGAAGTGATCCATTGGCTTTGCGGTTTCGATGATTCGGAAATTCAAAAGCTGATAGCAAGTAAGGTCACTTTTGAGGCCTTTTTTCAGCAAGCTAGCTTAAACTCCAATGCGAACTTGATCAAGGGGCTGATCTGTGGCTATAGAGTGGAGGAACTGGAAAATCCCCTCACTCAAAAGGTACGGTATCTGGACAAACTCGTGGATGAACTGGCCAAGGGGAAGAAGATGGAAAAGATTCTGCGTAAGGCCTGA
- a CDS encoding GNAT family N-acetyltransferase: MDIEISETRDLAPDQVLALYTANHWSAAKKPIELLQALRNSHSLVTAWAHDSLVGLGNSISDGYLVVYYPHLLVHPDFQGTGIGKMILARMQEKYAGFHMQLLTADGKAIDFYKKAGFVKAGETQSMWIYQGDEH; this comes from the coding sequence ATGGACATAGAAATTTCGGAGACCAGGGACTTAGCACCTGATCAAGTTTTAGCACTTTACACAGCGAATCATTGGAGCGCTGCCAAAAAGCCCATCGAATTGCTACAAGCACTCAGGAATTCACATTCCCTGGTCACAGCTTGGGCTCATGATAGCTTGGTGGGGCTAGGGAATTCCATCTCAGATGGATACCTGGTAGTGTATTACCCTCATTTGTTGGTTCATCCCGATTTTCAGGGCACCGGAATTGGTAAAATGATCCTGGCAAGGATGCAGGAGAAATATGCCGGTTTTCACATGCAATTATTGACTGCAGATGGCAAAGCCATTGACTTTTATAAAAAAGCAGGATTTGTTAAAGCAGGAGAAACACAATCCATGTGGATTTACCAAGGGGATGAGCATTGA
- a CDS encoding single-stranded DNA-binding protein, with protein sequence MIGRLESKVEIKNLDGDKTLGKVFIVTNGYYKNQKSERVEETTRHNLVNLGKQAEPPDKYTEKGLAIAIEGKISKRSYEDKKGNKRYISEVVVQNILQMGELKAAVPAGASEEDDLPFYPLEFKTKLKSEPTIAHTLMLKLRTPEQPRMRIVKQSLNLTVQKTRM encoded by the coding sequence CTGATCGGACGTCTAGAATCCAAAGTTGAAATCAAAAACCTGGACGGGGACAAAACCCTAGGCAAGGTATTCATCGTCACTAATGGGTATTACAAAAACCAAAAAAGTGAACGCGTAGAAGAGACCACCCGGCACAATCTGGTAAACTTGGGCAAGCAGGCCGAACCCCCGGATAAGTACACCGAAAAGGGATTGGCAATCGCCATAGAAGGCAAAATCAGCAAGCGATCCTACGAAGACAAGAAAGGAAACAAGCGCTACATCTCAGAAGTGGTGGTACAGAACATCCTACAGATGGGCGAACTCAAGGCCGCAGTACCCGCTGGAGCTAGCGAAGAGGATGACCTTCCCTTCTACCCCCTTGAATTCAAAACAAAACTGAAGAGCGAACCTACTATTGCTCACACCTTAATGTTAAAACTGCGTACCCCTGAACAACCTAGAATGAGAATCGTAAAACAATCACTTAACTTAACCGTCCAGAAGACAAGAATGTGA
- a CDS encoding GH92 family glycosyl hydrolase has product MNLRICLTFLILPFSFLALSQTDADPASLVNPYVDSKNSRWFFFNSATRPFGMVNLSPDTDMGGAWGSGYRYESDSIKGLSHVHAWQLSALSVLPVSEFTLGTERNFGSPFSHETEIVQPGYHRLWLDRYTIKVELTSTLRTGFHRYTFPRNASKQVLIRIGGLLGPSQITDGELIQLDSKTLQGHVINGPTVRRPYNTPVFFAIKLNQNISDINGWGAEGLSKKLSNIHGEDSGVLLGVDGGKQELLMKVGISYVSEAQAMLNLNSELPHWDFDQVVKESTEEWNSYLGRIEVKGATEKDRRRFYTDLFHALQGRRTISDVNGKYADLTSGTHQVKQIPLDEAGNPKFRHFNSDSFWGAQWTINTLWHLVYPEITEEFVNSMLRYYQDGGLIPRGPSGGNYTYVMTGASSTPFIVSAYQKGIRGFDVDLAYEGLKKNHRAGGIMEKAGYEHKTALGGGFSYYLKNGFVPWPIPEGNFGYHQDGPSLTLEYAYQDWTLAQLAKALGDKSAEQEFLQRSKNYQNTYDKESSWMRPRHVDGSWKTPFDPYEYNAGFNEANGSQGTWFVPHDLEGLAELMGGTEKAIERLNQSFVESEKLGFTSGTSHAQETHPEYRRIPINYGNQPSIQTSFIFHKLGKPALTQYWSRAIVNRIYSGLSHENGYNGDEDQGLMGSLAVLMKIGLFQMNGGTEADPAYQIGSPIFDQVSIKLNPKYYPGKEFIIKTLGNSPEHVYIKRANWKSQPLPALDLRHSQIIHGGELLLEMSNQAN; this is encoded by the coding sequence ATGAACCTCCGCATTTGCCTCACTTTTTTAATCCTTCCATTTTCCTTTCTGGCTTTGTCCCAGACTGATGCTGACCCTGCCAGTTTGGTGAATCCTTATGTAGACAGTAAGAATTCCCGATGGTTCTTTTTTAATTCGGCCACACGCCCTTTTGGGATGGTCAACCTGAGTCCGGATACTGATATGGGCGGTGCCTGGGGGTCGGGATACCGCTATGAGAGTGATTCTATCAAGGGCCTCAGCCATGTTCATGCCTGGCAGCTTTCAGCCCTTTCAGTACTTCCTGTTTCGGAGTTTACACTAGGTACAGAAAGGAACTTTGGTTCGCCATTTTCTCATGAGACAGAAATCGTGCAGCCCGGTTACCACCGGTTGTGGCTGGATCGGTATACTATCAAAGTAGAACTCACCTCCACCTTACGCACGGGATTTCATCGGTATACTTTCCCACGAAATGCCAGCAAACAGGTACTCATCCGAATAGGCGGCTTACTGGGGCCTTCCCAAATCACCGACGGAGAACTTATCCAGCTGGACAGCAAGACCCTGCAAGGGCATGTAATCAATGGACCCACTGTGAGGCGACCTTATAATACACCGGTGTTTTTTGCCATCAAACTGAACCAAAACATCTCCGACATCAATGGCTGGGGAGCAGAAGGGTTGAGTAAGAAACTGAGCAATATCCATGGGGAAGATTCTGGCGTGCTCCTGGGAGTTGACGGAGGAAAACAGGAACTACTCATGAAAGTTGGGATTTCTTACGTCAGCGAAGCACAGGCCATGCTGAACCTGAACTCAGAACTCCCTCACTGGGATTTTGATCAGGTGGTCAAAGAATCTACTGAAGAGTGGAACAGCTATCTGGGAAGGATAGAAGTAAAGGGTGCCACAGAAAAAGACCGTAGACGCTTTTACACCGATTTATTTCATGCACTACAGGGCAGAAGAACGATCTCCGATGTCAATGGCAAATATGCTGACCTGACCAGCGGAACGCATCAGGTCAAGCAAATCCCCCTGGATGAAGCTGGGAATCCAAAATTCAGACACTTCAATTCGGATTCCTTTTGGGGAGCTCAGTGGACCATCAATACACTTTGGCATTTGGTTTACCCTGAAATCACCGAGGAGTTTGTGAACTCCATGCTCCGCTACTACCAGGACGGGGGCTTGATTCCCAGAGGACCTTCAGGCGGAAACTACACTTATGTGATGACAGGGGCTTCCAGCACTCCTTTTATCGTCAGTGCCTACCAAAAAGGAATTCGGGGGTTTGACGTGGACCTGGCTTATGAAGGGCTGAAGAAAAACCATAGAGCCGGAGGAATTATGGAAAAAGCTGGCTACGAACATAAAACCGCATTGGGAGGGGGATTTTCTTATTATTTGAAAAACGGGTTTGTGCCCTGGCCTATTCCGGAGGGGAATTTCGGGTATCACCAGGACGGACCGAGCCTGACTTTGGAATACGCTTATCAGGACTGGACCTTAGCACAGCTGGCCAAAGCCTTAGGGGATAAATCTGCGGAACAGGAGTTTTTACAAAGATCCAAAAACTATCAAAACACCTACGACAAAGAATCTAGCTGGATGCGCCCCAGGCATGTGGATGGCAGTTGGAAAACGCCTTTCGATCCCTATGAGTACAATGCTGGTTTCAACGAGGCAAATGGAAGCCAAGGCACTTGGTTTGTTCCTCATGACTTAGAAGGCTTGGCAGAGTTAATGGGAGGAACAGAAAAAGCTATAGAAAGACTGAATCAATCGTTTGTGGAGTCCGAGAAACTGGGATTCACTTCGGGCACCTCCCATGCGCAAGAAACCCACCCCGAATACCGAAGAATCCCCATAAACTATGGCAACCAGCCTTCCATTCAGACCTCCTTTATCTTCCACAAACTCGGAAAACCTGCACTGACCCAGTACTGGTCCAGAGCAATAGTGAATAGAATCTATTCAGGACTGAGTCATGAGAATGGTTACAATGGAGATGAGGATCAGGGGTTGATGGGAAGCCTAGCTGTGCTGATGAAAATAGGTTTGTTCCAAATGAACGGTGGAACTGAAGCAGATCCGGCCTATCAAATCGGCAGTCCTATTTTTGACCAAGTCAGTATCAAGCTGAATCCAAAGTACTACCCGGGAAAGGAGTTTATCATCAAAACCCTCGGGAATTCACCGGAGCATGTTTATATAAAAAGGGCAAACTGGAAAAGTCAACCATTACCAGCTTTGGATCTGAGACATTCCCAGATCATCCATGGGGGAGAGTTACTTTTGGAGATGAGCAATCAAGCAAATTGA